The Acanthochromis polyacanthus isolate Apoly-LR-REF ecotype Palm Island chromosome 2, KAUST_Apoly_ChrSc, whole genome shotgun sequence genome contains a region encoding:
- the dut gene encoding deoxyuridine 5'-triphosphate nucleotidohydrolase, mitochondrial isoform X1, with translation MNRVFLRLKNLQSCSSFFDAAPRFLGREFHTQMTTGNKEVTDASAVSPAKRARTETQAAEERPVLRFAKLSEHAMTPTRGSAKAAGYDLYSAYDYTIGPMDKAIVKTDIQIAVPHGYYGRVAPRSGLAAKHFIDVGAGVVDEDYRGNVGVVLFNFSKDTFEVKKGDRVAQLVCEKICYPDLEEKETLDDTERGAGGFGSTGRN, from the exons ATGAACCGAGTGTTTCTAAGGCTAAAGAACCTGCAGTCATGCTCGTCGTTTTTTGATGCTGCTCCACGTTTCTTGGGAAGAGAATTTCACACGCAAATGACAACTGGAAACAAAG AAGTTACAGACGCCTCTGCAGTTTCTCCAGCAAAGAGGGCAAGAACAGAAACACAGGCTGCTGAAGAAAGACCTGTCCTCAGGTTTGCCAAACTGTCTGAACATGCTATGACACCCACCAGAGGCTCGGCTAAAGCAGCAGGATACGATCTGTACAG TGCATATGATTACACCATTGGGCCTATGGATAAGGCCATTGTGAAGACAGACATTCAGATAGCAGTTCCACACGGCTACTATGGAAGAGTAG CACCCAGATCTGGACTGGCAGCGAAACACTTCATCGACGTTGGCG CTGGAGTTGTAGATGAAGACTACAGAGGAAACGTGGGTGTTGTGCTCTTCAACTTCAGCAAGGACACATTTGAAG TGAAAAAGGGCGACAGAGTTGCTCAGCTGGTGTGTGAGAAGATCTGCTACCCAGACCTGGAGGAGAAAGAG ACACTGGATGACACAGAGCGTGGTGCTGGAGGCTTCGGATCCACTGGACGCAACTGA
- the dut gene encoding deoxyuridine 5'-triphosphate nucleotidohydrolase, mitochondrial isoform X2, producing the protein MPALEVTDASAVSPAKRARTETQAAEERPVLRFAKLSEHAMTPTRGSAKAAGYDLYSAYDYTIGPMDKAIVKTDIQIAVPHGYYGRVAPRSGLAAKHFIDVGAGVVDEDYRGNVGVVLFNFSKDTFEVKKGDRVAQLVCEKICYPDLEEKETLDDTERGAGGFGSTGRN; encoded by the exons ATGCCCGCTCTAGAAGTTACAGACGCCTCTGCAGTTTCTCCAGCAAAGAGGGCAAGAACAGAAACACAGGCTGCTGAAGAAAGACCTGTCCTCAGGTTTGCCAAACTGTCTGAACATGCTATGACACCCACCAGAGGCTCGGCTAAAGCAGCAGGATACGATCTGTACAG TGCATATGATTACACCATTGGGCCTATGGATAAGGCCATTGTGAAGACAGACATTCAGATAGCAGTTCCACACGGCTACTATGGAAGAGTAG CACCCAGATCTGGACTGGCAGCGAAACACTTCATCGACGTTGGCG CTGGAGTTGTAGATGAAGACTACAGAGGAAACGTGGGTGTTGTGCTCTTCAACTTCAGCAAGGACACATTTGAAG TGAAAAAGGGCGACAGAGTTGCTCAGCTGGTGTGTGAGAAGATCTGCTACCCAGACCTGGAGGAGAAAGAG ACACTGGATGACACAGAGCGTGGTGCTGGAGGCTTCGGATCCACTGGACGCAACTGA